The following coding sequences lie in one Arabidopsis thaliana chromosome 3, partial sequence genomic window:
- a CDS encoding uncharacterized protein (unknown protein; FUNCTIONS IN: molecular_function unknown; INVOLVED IN: biological_process unknown; LOCATED IN: endomembrane system; EXPRESSED IN: 14 plant structures; EXPRESSED DURING: 8 growth stages; Has 694543 Blast hits to 47111 proteins in 2535 species: Archae - 1794; Bacteria - 163056; Metazoa - 258989; Fungi - 49151; Plants - 70496; Viruses - 8919; Other Eukaryotes - 142138 (source: NCBI BLink).), producing MGRLVSGATLLALLCFHVFVVNVVARDVSSGRDEDEKTLVGGGKGGGFGGGFGGGAGGGVGGGAGGGFGGGAGGGFGGGGGGGGGGGGGGGGGFGGGGGFGGGHGGGVGGGVGGGHGGGVGGGFGKGGGIGGGIGKGGGVGGGIGKGGGIGGGIGKGGGVGGGIGKGGGIGGGIGKGGGIGGGIGKGGGIGGGIGKGGGIGGGIGKGGGVGGGFGKGGGVGGGIGKGGGVGGGFGKGGGVGGGIGKGGGIGGGIGKGGGIGGGIGKGGGIGGGIGKGGGIGGGIGKGGGIGGGIGKGGGIGGGIGKGGGIGGGIGKGGGIGGGGGFGKGGGIGGGIGKGGGIGGGGGFGKGGGIGGGIGKGGGIGGGFGKGGGIGGGIGGGGGFGGGGGFGKGGGIGGGIGKGGGFGGGGGFGKGGGIGGGGGFGKGGGFGGGGFGGGGGGGGGGGGGIGHH from the coding sequence atgggGCGTCTCGTTAGTGGTGCTACTCTTTTGGCTTTGTTATGTTTCCATGTTTTTGTGGTGAATGTTGTAGCGAGAGATGTGAGCTCGGGAAGAGATGAGGATGAGAAGACGTTAGTTGGAGGAGGAAAGGGTGGTGGCTTTGGCGGTGGATTTGGAGGAGGAGCCGGTGGTGGAGTTGGAGGAGGAGCCGGTGGTGGCTTTGGAGGAGGAGCAGGCGGTGGGTttggaggaggtggtggtggaggtggaggtggaggtggtggtggtggaggaggctttggtggtggaggaggttTTGGTGGTGGACATGGTGGAGGTGTTGGTGGTGGAGTTGGCGGTGGACATGGCGGAGGAGTCGGTGGTGGGTTTGGAAAAGGTGGAGGGATCGGAGGTGGAATTGGAAAAGGTGGAGGAGTTGGCGGTGGCATCGGTAAAGGCGGCGGCATTGGTGGTGGAATAGGCAAAGGTGGAGGAGTTGGCGGCGGTATCGGTAAAGGTGGAGGTATCGGTGGCGGGATCGGCAAGGGCGGAGGTATCGGTGGCGGGATCGGCAAGGGTGGAGGTATCGGTGGCGGGATCGGCAAGGGTGGAGGTATTGGTGGTGGGATCGGCAAAGGTGGAGGAGTTGGCGGTGGTTTTGGTAAAGGCGGAGGTGTTGGCGGTGGAATTGGCAAAGGCGGAGGAGTTGGCGGTGGTTTCGGCAAAGGCGGAGGAGTTGGTGGTGGAATTGGCAAAGGTGGAGGTATTGGCGGTGGCATTGGCAAAGGTGGTGGAATTGGTGGGGGCATTGGCAAAGGCGGAGGCATTGGTGGGGGAATAGGTAAAGGCGGTGGAATTGGTGGCGGCATTGGCAAAGGCGGAGGGATTGGTGGTGGAATAGGCAAAGGCGGTGGAATTGGTGGCGGCATTGGCAAAGGCGGGGGCATTGGCGGCGGAATTGGCAAAGGCGGAGGCattggtggtggaggtggatTTGGTAAGGGTGGAGGCATTGGTGGTGGTATTGGTAAAGGTGGGGGTATTGGCGGAGGAGGTGGATTTGGTAAGGGTGGAGGCATTGGAGGCGGTATTGGCAAAGGCGGAGGCATTGGGGGCGGTTTCGGCAAAGGTGGAGGCATTGGTGGTGGCattggaggtggaggaggctttggtggaggaggtggatTTGGAAAAGGTGGAGGAATCGGTGGTGGAATAGGCAAAGGAGGAGGTTTCGGCGGAGGAGGTGGATTTGGGAAAGGTGGAGGTAttggtggaggaggtggatTTGGTAAGGGCGGAGGATTTGGCGGTGGAGGCTTCGGAGGTGGTGGCGGAGGTGGAGGCGGAGGAGGTGGCGGAATCGGACAccactaa
- a CDS encoding S-adenosyl-L-methionine-dependent methyltransferases superfamily protein (S-adenosyl-L-methionine-dependent methyltransferases superfamily protein; INVOLVED IN: lipid biosynthetic process; LOCATED IN: chloroplast; EXPRESSED IN: sepal, male gametophyte, carpel; EXPRESSED DURING: 4 anthesis; CONTAINS InterPro DOMAIN/s: Cyclopropane-fatty-acyl-phospholipid/mycolic acid synthase (InterPro:IPR003333); BEST Arabidopsis thaliana protein match is: Cyclopropane-fatty-acyl-phospholipid synthase (TAIR:AT3G23510.1); Has 8129 Blast hits to 5802 proteins in 1165 species: Archae - 0; Bacteria - 4586; Metazoa - 5; Fungi - 83; Plants - 178; Viruses - 0; Other Eukaryotes - 3277 (source: NCBI BLink).) gives MVTPMSNRKHMVMSLIEKAARFFFTRFLTHFISTGCVTIFEGGNMVTFEGKDSRCHLKSELEIHSPQFYWKVMTQVDLGLADAYINGDFSFVNKETGLLNLIMILIASKELNSNLAEKRGRWTPIFLTTGLSSAKHFLKHLYRQNNLTQARRNISRHYDLSNELFTIFLDDTMSYSSGVFKSDDEELKIAQMRKIYLLIEKTAYLSCSIENVENIGIHYYQTLRLWRKNFFERQKQITDLGFDDRFVRTCEYYFDYCAAGFKTRTVGDYQIVFSRPGNVIALGDDSFYSSPLTQKKQLQMNHFDS, from the exons ATGGTGACTCCTATGAGCAACCGAAAACACATGGTCATGTCTCTAATCGAAAAAGCGGCTCGGTTTTTCTTTACTAGATTCTTGACACATTTCATATCAACGGGTTGTGTAAC AATTTTTGAAGGAGGAAACATGGTCACTTTCGAAGGAAAGGATTCGAGATGTCACTTGAAATCTGAACTAGAGATTCACAGTCCTCAGTTTTACTGGAAG GTTATGACACAGGTTGATTTAGGACTTGCTGATGCTTATATCAATGGAGATTTTTCATTTGTCAATAAGGAAACAGGACTTTTGAATCTGATCATG ATTCTCATTGCTAGCAAAGAATTGAACTCAAATCTTGCTGAGAAAAG gGGTCGGTGGACACCAATTTTTTTGACTACTGGTTTATCATCTGCAAAGCATTTCTTAAAGCATCTCTATAGGCAGAACAATTTAACTCAAGCTCGAAGGAACATTTCGCGACACTATGACCTT AGTAATGAACTTTTTACTATATTCTTGGATGATACCATGTCTTATTCCTCTGGGGTATTCAAG TCGGATGATGAAGAGTTGAAGATTGCACAAATGAGAAAGATATATCTTCTAATTGAGAAGACGGCATATTTGTCTTGCAG CATTGAAAACGTTGAGAACATTGGGATTCATTACTACCAAACGTTAAGATTGTGGAGGAAGAATTTCTTCGAGAGACAAAA ACAAATCACGGATCTTGGATTCGACGATAGATTCGTAAGGACATGTGAATATTATTTCGACTATTGTGCAGCTGGCTTCAAGACTCGTACCGTAGGAGACTACCAG ATAGTTTTCTCACGTCCAGGGAACGTAATTGCACTCGGTGATGATTCATTCTACAGCTCTCCTTTAACTCAGAAAAAACAACTTCAAATGAATCATTTTGATTCTTAA